From the Fusobacterium ulcerans ATCC 49185 genome, the window TGTCAAAATCAGACAAGGCTTACTAAACAAATATTTTTATATATAAAATAAAAAACCTGTTCACTTGGAACAGGCTTAAATACATACTAAAAATAAATAAAAGTATCTATAATTTAAAATGAACATCTATGACAAAACCTGATCCACCTGTCTAGTATTAAATTTGTGAAGTCTGTTTTGCCACCACCAAGTAAATCTATTCATCATTTTTGTTCACCTCCATTTTTTATTTTCTTATAAAAGAGAATACACTATTTCTTTTAGAATGTCAAATTTATTTTTATTGATTAATAGTTATTCTTGTACCATCAGATAATTCTATTATTTGAGTTCTTCCATCTGAATAAACTACTTTTCCACTTCTTTGCGAAGTTTGCTGATTATTGTATCCATTGTTATAATTTCCATTATAATTATTGTTATATCCACCACTATAATTGTTAGCTGTAACTGTATTTAATCTAGCAGGAACTCCAGAATTTCCATATTTATAACGAGCATTCTGAGCCACTGCTTGTCTTTCATAATCTCTTCTTATATTTGTATCTAGCTGATCCAAATCCCTCTGGTGTTTTATCTCGCTATTTTGATAACTATTATTTAATATAAGTGCTGAACCTCCAATGATAGCTGCTCTTGTTCCACCACTCATACTTCCCCACCAGCTTGCATTAGCTATAGCTGATACTGCCATTAATCCTATTATTATTAATTTTTTCATATATATCCCTCCAGTATTTCCAAATATGTATAAAATAAAAAATTATATGCAAACACACAATTGACCTATCAGTCAATTTATTTTACCATATTTTTTTAAGAATGAAAAGACATTATTTTAGAGCAATAAAAATTTCTACTCTCCCATCTGGATAATATTTTTCATAGTCTACTGTATAAGCTCTGTTTAAAAGACCTTTTTCCTCCAATTCCCATATTTTCTCCCATGTCTTCACAATTCCATCAGTAGACAAAATATCTACAGAAAAAACCTGATAATTCTCTTCCTCAATTATTATTTCTTTATGAGAATCTATATTATCAGCTCCTATAAAAAGTGTGTAATCTCCTTTATAATCACTTTCATATTCAGAATAGACAGCATATTTATTAATTTCATCTTTTTCAGGGAACTTCATACTTGTTTCATACCATAGTTTTTGTATTTTATTAGTAATGTCTGGATCTTTAAAATTATTCAACCTTTTTTCTGATAATACACACACTTTTTCCATAAAATAACTCTCCTTTTTATGTAATTTCAATAGATGAAGTACTTTTCCTCTTATACATTCTAATATATTTTTTAAAAAAAGGCAAAAAAAGAAAGCAGCTGAATAACTGCTTTCTTAATTTTTTAAGATTTTAATTATTATAATTTCCTTCTAATTCAGCACTTTCAAGAACATGACCTTTCATTTCTCTGTACACTTTATTTAGATAGAAAGTTCCATCAATTTTTATCTCTTTATCTAAAGCATATAATCTGAAAATGTATGTGTGCTCTTTATCTGGTGGTGCAGGCCCTCCATAGAATGAAGCTTTTTCTCTATCTAATCCCCCCATTGATGATACCCAGCTGTTTATTCCTTGCAATATTTTCTTATCATCTCTGCTGGCATTTTCTTTTAATTCTGTATAATCTCCTGGAATTAAAGCTACCCAGTGTATCCATGAAAATCCTGAAACAGGTACTGCATCATAATCTTCCATTACAAGCACAAAAGATTTTGTTCCTTTTGGCACATCTTTCCATTTTAAAGGAATTGAAAGAGCTGGCATTCCATCTATAAACTTTTCTCCATACTTACCATATTCTACAGAAATACTACCATCTTTTATCCCTTTACTTTCCAATGTCATTCCCATGGAATTCACCCCCAATAAAATCATTAAAATTAATATAAATTTCTTCATTTATAACCTCCTCATTAATCTTCCTGATTAGATTATAAATGTATATCTATTTAATGTAAATAACTCACTTTTTTGTAAGTATTATTTTTTATCTGAATTTTCATCTAACAAATATTTAGCTCCAAAGCTCTGCATTTTTTCCAATATTGGAAGAAGTTCCCACCCCATCTCAGTCAATAGATATTCACTATGCTTAGGATATACATCCTCATGTTCAATCTTTGTTATCAGTCCTGTTTTCAAAAGTTCATTTAGATGATCTATGAGCATTTTTTCATTACATCCCTTTATATCTTTTTTAAAATCTCTTATCCTCATTGAACCTAATCTCAATCTCCACAATATCATTGAAGTCCATTTTTTCTTTAGTATCTCCTGTGTAAGTTCAAGTGGACATGTTATTATTTTTTTAGCCACCTTTTACCTCTTAAGTTCAAATATTTCAACTACTCTATCTAATATACCAGTAAGTTCTGCTATAATAAGTCCAAAGTTGGTTATCTCAGAACATCTTTCTATTCTGCTCATAGTTTCAGCTCTATTAAGCATACATGAACCACAGTGTATAACTAGAGAATACTTTTCTAAATCTTTTGGAAAATCCTTTCCTAAACAGTTTTCTATAATTATTCCTGGTATTTTTTTCTTGAGAAGCATAGGTATTTTCTCTCTTGCTATATCACCTTTCAGTTGGTGATGTGTACAAGCTTCAGCAATGAGTACTCTATCTCCTGACTTTAAATTATTTATCTTTTTAGCTCCTGCATAAAGAGTTTTCAAATCTCCTTTTGATCTTGCCATTATTATGGAGAAAGATGTCAAAGGAACACTTCTATCTAATTTTTCATTAACTATTTTAAATATCTGTGAATCTGTTATCACCAGATCTGGCTTTCCATTAAATATTTTTAATGCTTCATCTAATTGATCAAGAGTAGTCATTACAGGAATTCCACCAAAATCTAATATATCTCTCAATATCTGTACCTGTGGAAGTATAAGCCTTCCCTTAGGAGCTTGTATATCCTGTGGAGCTACCAGAAGAATTTTATCCCCTGCTTTTATCTTATCTCCTATAAGAATTTCACCTTCAATAAATTTAGGAGTTTTTTTCACAATCTCCTTTTTCAATATATCAACATTCAAACCACTCTCAGTACTAATTTGAATAAATTTTATTCCTAATTTTTTTTCTGCTTCTGCTGTCTTTTTTTTAAAATCTTCTCTGTCTTCAACAATATCTACTTTATTCAATACAACTATAAAAGGCTTTCTTTTATCTTTTATTTTTTTTATCCATTCTTTTTCAAAATAAAGAGTTTCATCTTCTAATATAGTTTCTGCTGAAACTACAAAAATAGCTGTGTCCATCTTATCCAATACTTCCATAGTCTTTTCAATCCTAAGGCTTCCAATAGCACTTATATCATCTATTCCTGCTGTATCTATAAAGACTACAGGTCCTATTGGTAAAAGCTCCATAGCTTTATATACAGGATCTGTAGTAGTTCCTTTTACATCAGATACAAGTGATGTCTTCTGATTTGTTATACAATTTATCAGACTTGATTTTCCTGCATTAGTTCTTCCAAATATTGCTATATGGACTCTATTTCCTCTAGGTGTTTCTATCATTTTTCCTCCTCTATACTTCATGCCTTCCATCTAAAGCTTTAGAAATAGTAGCAGTATCTGCAAATTCAATATTCCCTCCTATTGGAATACCACTTGCTATTTTAGTTATTTTTACACCAAAAGGTTTTAAAAGTTTTGTCAGATAAAGTGAAGTAGTTTCTCCTTCTAAATCAGGATTAAGTGCAAGTATAACCTCACTTATATCTGTTGCTGCCACTCTCTCTAAAAGAGATTTTATATTAAGTCTATCCGGTGTCATTCCATTCAATGGAGCTATTTTTCCATTCAGAACATGATAAGTTCCATTAAACTTTCCAGTTTTTTCAAAAGATATTATATCTCTGCTGTCTTCTACTACACATACTATATCTTTATCTCTTGTTTCATCTGCACATATATTACATAGATCATTTTCACAAAAATCTCCACAGACAGGACATTTTTTAATAGTTTTTTTAACCTCTTTCATAGCTTCTGAAAATTTTTCTACTTGTTCATCACTCATTTCTAGAATATGGAAAGCTAATCTTGTTGCACTTTTTCTTCCTATTCCAGGAAGTTTATTAAATTCATCAATTAATCTCTCCAAACTTTTAGTTGCCATAAATCCCTCTCCTTACAAAAAAAGCTGGAGTAATCCAGCTTTCCCTTAAATTAATTATTTGTTACAGCCTCTTTAAAAGATTTTTTTAAATCTTTTATAGTTTTATTGATATCTCTTCTTTCTTTTCCTAGTTCTGCATTTTTTATGATATAATCATCTACTCTATCTTCATAGTCAGACTGCATATTTTCTACAATATCCATTATCTCCTCATAACTCATATCAGGTTTAAGATATTCTTTAAGATTTAAAAGAAGCTCTACTCTTTTTCTGTTATCTCTTATTTTTCTGTCGTTATCTTCAATTTCTCTTTTAATTTTATTTTTTCTTCTAGTTTTTCTTACAAGTTCTAATACACTGTCCATAGTTCCCTCCCTAGTAATTAGAGTTTTTCTCCTATCTCTATATTGTATAATAATATGAAAAAAATTTCAATACCATGTGATTATTTTGCTAAAGTTAAAGCCAATTCATAGTCATCACTTATAGAATAATTTCTTTCTCCATCCCATGCGTAAGAAATTGGATGAGTAACAAGTCTGTTGTTTTCAAGTCCTACCATTACTCCACCTTCATCATTTTCAAGAATTTCAATAGCCTTTGCTCCCATTCTTGTAGCAAGCATTCTGTCAAATCCAGAAGGTGTTCCACCTCTTTGAACATGTCCAAGTACTACACTTCTTACTTCTGTAGTTATTCTCTCTTTTAGAGCTTCTTCTATCTCTTGTACTTTTCCTACACCTTCAGCAACTAAAACTATATCATGAAGTTTTCCATGTTTTCTTCTTTCTTTTATCTGCAATGCCAGAAGCTCAATAGGATTATCCATTTCAGGAATAAGCACTCCATCTCCCCCTCCAGCTATACAAGCTTGAAGAGCCAAATCTCCTGCATGTCTTCCCATTACTTCTACAAGGATAGTTCTTTCATGAGATGTAGCTGTATCTCTGATTTTTGATATTGCATCAAGAATTGTATTAAGACATGTATCAAACCCAAGAGTAAAATCTGTTCCTTTGATGTCATTATCTATTGTACCAGGTATCCCTACTACTTTTATTCCATGTTCTTTAGAAAGTGCATCAGCTCCACGGTATGACCCATCTCCTCCAATGACTACAATTCCTTCTATTTCTCTCTTTTTAAGATTGTGTGCTGCAATGGCTCTGAATTTAGGATCTTTAAATTCAAGACATCTTGCTGTTAACAGACGAGTTCCTCCTCTGTCTATTATTCCAGATACAAAACGATCATCCATAGGAAAAATTTCATCATTTAGCATTCCAAGATACCCTCTTTGAATACCATATACTTTTATTCCCTTGCTCATTGCTATTTTAGCTGCAGATCTGATAGCAGCGTTCATCCCTGGAGAATCTCCACCACTTGTCAATATTGCTATTTTTTTCATTATATATCAATCTCCTTTAAATCTCAGTCCCAATAAAAGAACCCATCTTCCTAAACTTATTATATCTATTTTCTACTAGTTCTTCCACTGATATTTTTTCTAATTCAGAAAATGATGATAAAATGATATTTTTTAGGTTAAGAGCTATACATTTATGATCTCTGTGAGCTCCTCCTAAAGGTTCTTCTATAATACCATCAATAACTCCAAGTCTGAATAAACTTTGAGCAGATATTTTTAAACTTTCTGCTGCTTCTTCAGCTCTTGAAGCATCTTTATATAATATTGCTGCACATCCTTCAGGTGAAATAACTGAATATACCGAATTTTCCAGCATGAATATTTTGTCAGAAACTCCAAGTCCAAGAGCTCCTCCACTTCCACCTTCTCCAATAACTACAGAAATAACTGGAACTTTAAGCCCGCTCATTTCCATAAGATTTCTGGCAATAGCCTCTCCCTGTCCATGTTCCTCAGCTTCTAATCCAGGATATGCTCCAGGAGTGTCTATAAATGTAAGAATAGGAATAGAAAATCTTTCAGCCATTTTAAAAAGTCTTAAAGCCTTTCTATATCCTTCTGGATTAGCCATTCCAAAGTTTCTATAAATCTTTTCATCAGTTGTTCTTCCTTTTTGATGTCCAACTATCAGAACTTTTTTACCATCAATTTTACAAAATCCTCCAACTATAGCAGAATCATCTTTAAATAGTCTGTCTCCATGAAGCTCTATAAAATCAGTAGTCATATTTTCAATATAGTCTAATGTATAAGGTCTTCCTGGATGTCTTGCTACAAAGACTTTGTCCCATGAACTTAGATTTTTATATACTGTTTTTAATTTTTCATTTCTAGTTGCTTTAAATTTTTCTATCTCACCAGATAAATCTATACCTTTTTCTTCGGAGAATTTTTGTAATTCCTCTATTTTTTTTTCAATTTCAATTATCTCTTTTTCAAATTCAAATTCCATTTTTCCCCCCTACCTAAGTTTATATTAAATTACTTAGAATAGTATGTAATGTATTTTTCATATCTTCCCTTTTAGTTATTACATCAACCATTCCGCTTTTTTGTAAAAATTCACTTGTTTGAAATTCATCAGGAAGTTTTTGCTTAATAGTCTGTTCTATAACTCTCTTTCCTGCAAACCCAATCATAGCCTTAGGCTCACTCACTATTATATCTCCAAGCATAGCAAAAGAAGCTGTTACTCCCCCAGTAGTAGGGTTTACAGGAACAGCTATAAAGGGTACTCCTGCCATTCTTAATTTTTCTGCTGCTGCAGATGTTTTTGCCATCTGCATTAAAGATAATATTCCTTCATGCATTCTTGCTCCACCAGATGTAGCAACAACAATTACAGGAATTCTCTCTTGAAGTCCTCTTTCCATAGCTCTTGTAATTTTTTCTCCAACTACAGAACCCATACTTCCACCCATGAATTTAAAATCCATGGCTGCAATGCTCACTTTTATTCCATTGATATCTCCTGTTCCAGAGATAACTCCTTCTCTCATATCACATTCATTTCTAGCTTTTCTATTTTTTTCTTCATAGCCTGGAAAATTAAGAGGATTAACTGATTCAAGTTCTGAATCTTCCTCTTTAAAAGTTCCTTCATCTATTAATAGAGCTATTCTTTCTCTTGCTGTCATCTCAAAATAATAATCACAGTGACTGCATTTTTTTAAATTTCCTTCTATGTCAACTTTATATAATATTTCTTGGCATTGAGGGCATTTTACCCATAGTCCTGTTGACTTATTATCTATATGCTTTGTGTCCTTCTGTTCTACTTGATCTTCTGTGCTTTCTACTGTTAAAGTCACATATTTTTTTCTGCTTTTATTTAATGAAAAATTCTTTTTATTCAAAGAAAAAAAACCCATTTCTTCCTCCTCGTTTACTTTTCTCTAATAACTAATTTTATAAGATTTTTTGAATTATTTCAATAAATATTTGATTTTACTTTCTATATATTATAAAATATATAGTAATATATAATCTTCTAACGACTTAAAAATGAATGATAGAGGGAAATTTTAGAATTAAAAATTACAAAAATAATTTTTTGAAAAAATTAAAATTATTTTTTCTCTAGGAGGTTTTTCATGAAAAAAATCAATTTTACACTGTTTTTATTTCTTATTATTTTAGCAACTGGATGTAGTGGTCTGGATAATGCATTATCTAATGTTCTTCCTAACAAATCAAATGCTGTTCCTTTAGAATTACAGGAGCAAATGGCAACTAGAGTAACTCCTGAACAGGAATTATTTGCCCTTGGATCAGCAGAAGTAGAAACAAGTGGCGCTATTATTGCTCAAGCAAAAGCTAATAAAAATGCTAAAGATCTGCTGAAAGGAAAAATAAAAAAAGAAGTAGCTGTTCATTTTAATTCTTTCATGCTTAATATGGATTCATATTCAAAAGGGTTAGCTTCTCCAGTGTTGCCTGATCTTACTGAATATGCTTCTGAACTTATACTTAAAAATGCTTCTCAAAAAGGGGCATGGGAAAACAATAAAAAGGTTTATTCTCTTTTTGTTGTAGAAAGAGATGATGTTGCTGTTCAATCAAAAAATGTATTCTCAACATTCTTAGAAGATATCTCAGGAAGACTTCTGAATACAAAGGATAAATTATCTGAAGGAGAATAATTTAAAAATTATGTCAGGAGATAAATAGTTATGAATATAGAAAAAGTCAATTTAAGCAATTCTTTTGAAAAAAAAGAAGTTATGGATTTTTTAGCTGGTTTTGATCTTAAATATGATGAAAATATTGATTATACGGTTGTTATCAGAGAGAACGACAAGATTATAGCCACTGCTTCAAAAGGAAAAAATATTATAAAATGTTTTGCTATTGATAAAAATCATCAAGGTGAAGGAATTTCTGGTTCTATTCTTACAAATGTAACTAATAAAATGTTTGACCAAGGTTATCTTCATAGTATGGTATTTACAAAAACAAGCAATCTGGATATATTCTTTGGAATAGGTTACAAAGAAGTAGCTCATACTGATAAAGTTATTCTTATGGAAATGGGTATCAACAGTATTGACAAAACTATAAATAAAATAAAGAAAGACTTCAATATAAAAGCTGAAACTCAAAAAGCTATGCTTGTGATGAATTGCAATCCATTTACTTATGGCCATCAATTCCTTATAGAAAAGGCTGCTTCAGAAAATGAAGAAGTCCTTATATTTGTAGTTCAGGAAGATAAATCTGTTTTTCCTTTTAAAACAAGATATGACCTCGTAAAAAAAGGAACTGCTCATCTTTCAAATGTAAAGGTAATTCCTGGAACTGAATATATAATTTCTTCTGCTACTTTCCCTAATTATTTTCTTCGTAAAGAAGATGATTCTCTTATGGAATATACAAAATTAGATGCTACTATAGCTGGAAAGCAGTTTGGAGAAAAATTGAATATAAATAAAAGGTATATAGGCGAGGAACCTTATTGTCCTGTAACTAAAAAATATAATGATGCTTTAATGGAAATACTTCCTGAATATGGAATGAAAGTTATTCTAGTTCCTAGAAAGGAACTTCACCATACAGCCATCAGTGCTTCTATTGTCAGAGAAAAGCTGAAAGAAGGCAAAATAGAGGAATTAAAAGAATTCGTTCCTCCTACAACTTTCGAATTTTTAATCAGTCCAGAAGGAAAGGAGATAGAAGAGAAACTGAAAAACAGTAACTCTCCTCACTAATATTGATGTTTGATTTAAATAAGTTTTTAGAATTCAGGGAACAGAGAGTAGAACTTCAAAATTCCCTTATTAGTAAATATTCCCTTCCTCTCATTGCTGTAAGGACTAATTATCCAGGTGAAAATAAACTTGAAGCTTTAGCTGTAAGAATAGCTGATATAGCTGCAAAAGAAGTGGAAGAATGTTTTGCAGAAAAAATAATATATAGTGAAGTTTTAGAAAATCTTGAAGGAAAAATATACCTTTTTGTCATAGATGAAAGAGCTGAAAATATAAAAGAAACTACTATCTATTTTGAAGAAAATCATATTTTAGGAAGATGTGTGGATATAGATGTCTATGATACAGAAGGAAACGGACTTTCCAGAAGCCAGTTTGGATATGAAAAGAGAAAATGTCTTATCTGTAATGACATGGCTTTCATATGCGGGAGAGTTATGAAACATTCTCATCAAGAGATAAAAAATATTCTTATGGAGAAATATATTCAATACAATAACTATGTTATAAAAAGAGAAGAAATAGTGAAAAAGCTTGGAGATATTGCTGTTGAAGCTATGATATTTGAAGCTGCTACCTCTCCATCTTTTGGACTTGTTTCTCCTCTTACACAAGGTTCTCATGATGATATGGATTTCTTTACTTTCTTAAAAAGTTCTTTTGCTATTAAAGAAGGCTTTGAAAAAATGGCAAGAGTTGCATATTCTTATCTCACACTTGAAAAAGCTTTTTTAAGAACAAGAAAAATAGGAATTGAAACTGAAAAATCCATGTTTGAAGTTACTGAAAATATTAATACTCACAAAGGAATGATATTTCTTCTTGGAATAGCTGTAGTTACAGCTTCAAGAGTATTATATGAAGGAGCTTCTTTTAATGATATTCAGCCTATGATAAAATATATGTGTAAAGATATTTTAAAAGATTTTGAAAATCTAAAAAATAAAACTGAACTTACTCATGGAGAAAAATTATATAAAAATTATGGTTTTACAGGAGTAAGAGGTGAAGTAAGAGAGGGCCTTGATATAATTTTTAATGGCTCTCTTAATATTCTGGAAGATTCTATTAAAAAAAATAATGATATGAATCTTGCATCTCTTCAAACTCTTATTTTTCTTATGGGAAAAGTAATGGATAGTACTATTGTCCACAGACATGATATTCATATGCTTCGCAGAGTAAAAAGAGAAGCAGAGGAATTTTTTGCTGCTGGGGGAGTTTATAGTGAATTAGGAAGACAAACTGCTGAAAATATGGAAAAAATATATATTAAAGAAAGAATAAGTCCAGGTGGAAGTGCTGATCTTTTAGCAGTTACAATATTTTTATATAAAATAAAAAATCTTTTCTTTTAAATGTTTTTTATTTATAAATATTTAAATATAAGTATAAATTTTATAATCTATTATTAAAAAATATGATTGTTTAAAGAATTGTTTATCTTTTAAATAGAAATTGAATATATATAATGCTATGATATAATATATGTAAGAAATTATTAGTATTTGGAGGTTCAGGTTTGGAAAATCATAAAAACTTGTACTATGATGAAATCATTGACAAATGGATCAGCATGGATGAAAGTGAAGAAATAGTAAATAAAAGATTTAAATCTCTAAATAAAAAATCAGAGATATTATATAATTTTGTTATTGCTTATACAAATTATATGAATGAAAAAAGAGATTATGGAACTGGTGAAGAACTGTCTATGACAGAAGCTCATATACTTACAGATATAGTTGATTATGAAGGTATCACTGTTACTGAACTTTCAAAAAAATGGAGAAAAACAAGAAGTGCTATATCACAGACTATAAAAAGTTTATTAAAAAAAGAATATATTTATAGAGTAAATTCTAAAGATGATGCTAAATTCTTCTATCTTTATCCCTATGATAAAGCAAAATCTTTTGTTCTTGCTCATAAGAGATATGATAATATAGATATAGTTAAAACTAATAAGTCACTTTTAGAAAAATTTTCTGTTGATGATCTTGTTACTTTTGATAATATTCTTGAAGAATATACTTCTATTTTATTAAGAGAAGAAGAAAAAAGAGAAAAGAAAAAATAGTTTTATATAAAACAGACCTGAAAATTTCAGGTCTGTTTTTTTGAGGTATTGTGACATAAGAAATTATTCTTTAATTTGTAGTTATATATTTATATACTATATCCAATACTTCTTTTGCTCTAGGGATATCAGCTCCATCTTTTGCATAATGTGAATATATCACCTTGTTATTTCCATCTACAATAAACATTGCAGGAAGCTGAAGTTCATTTCCTTCATACTCTCCATGAGAAAGCCCCATACTTTTAGCTTCAGTTACCTTTTCAACTATATTTCCTGCTTTAAGTTTATCTAAAGATTCTGCTGCTTTTATTTCAAATTTCTTGTATAATTCCTGTTCAGGATCACATATTATCTCAAATTTCAGCTTTGCCTCTTTATCTGCTGCTTTTATCACTTCTGGTACAGACTGCAGTACTATCTTAACATCTGCACCCATCTCTTCAAATTTCTCATATAATTTGTTAAATTCCATGATATCCAGCTGACATATTGTACAGCCATAATATCTTAAAAAAGCTAATATTCCTATTTTATTTCCCTTGTTTTTAAAATAATCTTTTCTCATTTCATAGGCTGTATCATATACAAAATTTTCCAGAAATTCGTTTTCTCTTACTATCATGGCATCACTCCCTATTAAATTGTCTTATATTTTTATTCTGTTTATTCTTTCTCTTTTTCTGTATCTTCAGTTTCATAACTTACATGACATTTTATTTTTCCACTATTATATCTTATATGAGCATAAGTAAAAGCAAAAACTATAACGCATAAATTTCCTATTAGTAATGGCAGTGATAAGCTTGTTCCAAGGAGTATAGCCTGCAGTATAAAAATCATTACAGCAGCTGTTACTAAAGCTTTTACTGCTCCTTCTTTTATATGCAGTGGTGAATTCTCCCATTGTCT encodes:
- a CDS encoding MarR family winged helix-turn-helix transcriptional regulator encodes the protein MENHKNLYYDEIIDKWISMDESEEIVNKRFKSLNKKSEILYNFVIAYTNYMNEKRDYGTGEELSMTEAHILTDIVDYEGITVTELSKKWRKTRSAISQTIKSLLKKEYIYRVNSKDDAKFFYLYPYDKAKSFVLAHKRYDNIDIVKTNKSLLEKFSVDDLVTFDNILEEYTSILLREEEKREKKK
- a CDS encoding redoxin domain-containing protein yields the protein MIVRENEFLENFVYDTAYEMRKDYFKNKGNKIGILAFLRYYGCTICQLDIMEFNKLYEKFEEMGADVKIVLQSVPEVIKAADKEAKLKFEIICDPEQELYKKFEIKAAESLDKLKAGNIVEKVTEAKSMGLSHGEYEGNELQLPAMFIVDGNNKVIYSHYAKDGADIPRAKEVLDIVYKYITTN